The following are from one region of the Bactrocera oleae isolate idBacOlea1 chromosome 6, idBacOlea1, whole genome shotgun sequence genome:
- the RpS17 gene encoding small ribosomal subunit protein eS17, whose amino-acid sequence MGRVRTKTVKKAAKVIIEKYYTRLTLDFHTNKRICEEVAIIPTKPLRNKIAGYVTHLMGRLRHSQVRGISIKLQEEERERRDNYVPAVSALEQDIIEVDSDTKEMLKLLDFHNIRGLQLTQPSTGGFNRRN is encoded by the exons ATG GGTCGTGTTAGAACTAAAACAGTTAAGAAGGCCGCAAAGGTCATTATTGAGAAATACTACACGCGCTTGACTTTGGATTTCCatacaaataaaagaatttgtgAAGAAGTTGCTATTATTCCTACAAAGCCACTGCGGAATAAGATTGCTGG atatgTTACACATTTGATGGGTCGTTTGCGTCACTCTCAAGTTAGAGGCATCTCTATAAAACTGCAAGAAGAAGAGCGAGAACGTCGCGATAATTATGTTCCAGCTGTATCTGCTTTGGAACAGGACATAATTGAAGTTGATTCTGACACAAAGGAAATGTTGAAGCTTTTGGATTTCCACAATATTCGTGGTTTACAATTAACTCAACCTTCCACTGGTGGATTCAATAGAAGAAACTAA
- the LOC138857747 gene encoding uncharacterized protein translates to MAELNWRSSAVKAIKRIHARVSEGVMEGRDVFHFQQELKSIESHFERFMGSHNRLVGGATSSEIGSHDALLESVEELYTAACSRLNRLIASSRVESNVADGAHNCPTTSLDGHLVDLKLDPLAIPLFDGDMCKWLAFRDAFVTLVHNSAYPEAFKLGKLRQAANAATFPLNGGIYSGGYQEVWKALKDRYDNKKQLAETHVSRFLNRKTTTHESSLALLAIVDTVHEPLRALRVMDIPISQWDALAVPIVVAKLPSVTKRDWCMRCSTTEIPQLEDLLKFLERRAHSLVPEPPVSLMVFCQQRPVRAHVATTEAALCAHCGLAHRIARCPALLALSIEQRFEALKKMQMCYNCLRTGHSNRQCPSSSCRNCGRKHNTILCRNKSTFAFTTTAAAGNEVPAEVPTTTTPVRPLAANPKPITLLQLRVYMPLEKHRCSKWHKFYAIPDHRLAL, encoded by the coding sequence ATGGCGGAGCTCAATTGGCGTTCATCGGCGGTGAAAGCAATAAAGCGCATACATGCACGTGTCTCGGAAGGTGTCATGGAAGGTCGTGATGTGTTTCATTTTCAACAAGAGCTCAAGTCGATTGAATCACACTTTGAGCGCTTCATGGGGAGCCATAATCGTCTGGTAGGAGGAGCTACGTCCTCCGAGATTGGGTCACATGATGCACTTTTGGAATCAGTAGAGGAGCTGTATACTGCGGCATGCAGTAGACTGAATCGTCTCATCGCATCGTCAAGGGTTGAATCTAATGTCGCTGACGGAGCGCACAATTGTCCCACAACATCTCTGGATGGCCATTTGGTGGATCTCAAATTGGACCCGTTAGCTATCCCGTTATTTGATGGAGACATGTGTAAATGGTTAGCGTTCAGAGATGCCTTTGTAACACTGGTACATAATTCGGCATACCCAGAAGCGTTCAAATTGGGAAAACTTCGTCAGGCAGCCAATGCGGCTACGTTTCCGTTAAATGGTGGAATATACTCAGGTGGCTATCAAGAGGTGTGGAAAGCTCTCAAGGACCGCTATGACAATAAAAAGCAGCTAGCGGAAACACACGTATCCCGTTTTCTGAACCGTAAAACAACTACCCATGAGTCATCACTAGCCTTATTGGCTATTGTGGACACGGTTCATGAGCCGCTCCGTGCATTGCGAGTGATGGATATCCCCATATCTCAGTGGGATGCATTAGCTGTACCAATAGTGGTGGCAAAGCTTCCATCGGTAACTAAGAGAGATTGGTGTATGAGGTGCTCCACTACAGAAATTCCACAGTTAGAAGACCTATTGAAATTTCTGGAGAGACGTGCTCATAGCCTTGTTCCTGAACCACCGGTCTCATTAATGGTTTTCTGTCAGCAACGACCAGTGAGGGCGCATGTGGCTACCACGGAGGCAGCTCTGTGTGCTCATTGCGGGTTAGCGCATCGAATCGCCAGGTGTCCTGCATTATTGGCTCTTAGTATCGAGCAGCGATTTGAAGCCCTTAAAAAAATGCAGATGTGTTACAACTGTTTACGTACGGGTCATTCTAATCGACAGTGTCCATCTAGTAGCTGTCGAAATTGTGGACGTAAGCATAACACGATCCTATGCCGAAACAAGTCAACGTTTGCTTTTACGACTACGGCAGCCGCAGGCAATGAGGTACCTGCGGAGGTGCCGACAACCACAACACCTGTGAGGCCCCTCGCTGCCAATCCAAAGCCGATAACCCTTTTGCAACTGCGCGTGTATATGCCGTTGGAGAAGCATCGGTGCAGCAAGTGGCACAAGTTCTATGCGATCCCGGATCACAGGTTAGCTTTGTGA
- the LOC138857745 gene encoding uncharacterized protein, whose product MVIKAVHIEVVDDLSAQVFSDAFTRFVSRRGACRDLYSDDGTAFVGANRLLKEDLAAWQGENNKRSLADSGTRWHFITPSASHQGGLWEAAVKSAKHNLTRCVGTQVMWYSQLQTLAVRIEACLNSRPITPLYDDPEVKLALTPGDFLIGSPLLAVPEPDIKHIPSNRLKQWQWIRQIQQGFWKRWSEEYLTILQRRNKWFRRTRNIRVDDIVLVKQENLPPTHWCRGRVTALHPGADEVVRNVTLRTARGYMKRAIQKLCLLIEKEDFESIDSTGQDV is encoded by the coding sequence ATGGTTATCAAGGCCGTGCACATTGAGGTGGTTGATGACCTATCGGCACAGGTATTTTCAGATGCTTTTACTCGTTTCGTCAGCCGACGCGGTGCATGTCGGGATTTATATAGTGACGATGGTACAGCCTTTGTTGGTGCCAACCGACTTTTGAAGGAGGATCTTGCAGCATGGCAGGGTGAGAATAATAAGCGATCGTTAGCAGATTCGGGCACACGTTGGCATTTCATCACACCCAGTGCGTCACATCAAGGAGGCCTCTGGGAGGCTGCTGTGAAGTCCGCTAAGCATAATTTGACACGATGTGTGGGTACGCAGGTCATGTGGTATAGTCAACTGCAAACACTAGCCGTAAGAATAGAGGCCTGTCTCAATTCCCGTCCTATTACCCCACTTTACGACGATCCTGAAGTGAAACTTGCATTAACGCCAGGTGATTTCCTGATTGGGTCGCCACTCCTAGCGGTCCCTGAACCAGATATCAAACATATTCCTAGCAACCGGCTGAAACAATGGCAATGGATACGTCAAATTCAACAAGGATTTTGGAAGCGATGGAGTGAGGAGTATCTAACCATTCTGCAGAGACGCAACAAATGGTTTCGACGCACGAGGAATATAAGGGTGGACGATATCGTTCTAGTCAAACAAGAGAACCTGCCTCCCACTCACTGGTGCCGGGGTCGAGTGACAGCACTACATCCCGGAGCGGATGAAGTGGTCCGCAATGTCACGTTGAGAACCGCTAGAGGATACATGAAACGAGCCATCCAGAAACTATGTCTATTGATAGAGAAGGAAGATTTCGAGTCAATCGACTCGACCGGGCAGGATGTTTAG
- the LOC138857746 gene encoding uncharacterized protein has protein sequence MRIDVLVLSSITSPTPAVKIDINQWPYLRDIDLADNRFGTPGTIDVLIGADVWGRLIEGEVIGGGPDEPFTQRTRFGWVVFGPTAVTLPAKESLLTLTTSLDREDHRLEELVSKFWQMEEIAVVDNLPENECAQIFETTHSRTLDGRYIVHLPLRRKATELGDSYALALRQFHRLERRMVADPVLRENYISFMREYAALGHMELVQPPYDHTNCYYIPHHAVTTKFRVVFNASAPTSTGISVNDVQLVSPTLQDSLSSILLRFRRYRVAITADIEKMFRQVLVASEHRDNQRTIWRETPTDEIQVYRLKTITYGMACSPYNAV, from the coding sequence ATGCGAATTGATGTTTTGGTTTTATCGTCCATTACTTCTCCGACTCCAGCAGTGAAGATTGACATAAACCAATGGCCATATTTGAGAGACATAGATTTGGCGGACAACCGTTTCGGTACGCCTGGAACTATCGACGTTCTGATCGGCGCGGACGTGTGGGGGCGACTCATTGAAGGTGAAGTCATCGGTGGAGGACCAGACGAACCTTTTACCCAGCGTACCCGCTTTGGATGGGTGGTGTTTGGCCCAACAGCAGTGACCCTTCCTGCAAAGGAATCATTGCTCACTCTAACCACTTCGCTAGACAGGGAGGACCACCGGTTGGAGGAACTGGTGTCCAAATTTTGGCAAATGGAGGAAATAGCAGTGGTTGATAATCTGCCAGAGAATGAATGTGCGCAGATCTTCGAGACCACTCATAGCCGTACCTTAGACGGCCGCTATATCGTACACTTACCTTTGCGACGAAAGGCAACGGAACTAGGTGACTCTTACGCACTGGCATTACGGCAATTTCATAGACTGGAGCGTCGCATGGTTGCGGATCCAGTCCTTAGGGAAAACTACATTTCATTTATGAGGGAGTATGCAGCACTCGGACACATGGAACTAGTACAACCACCTTATGATCATACCAATTGCTACTACATACCTCATCATGCGGTCACAACGAAGTTCCGCGTGGTGTTCAACGCTTCGGCACCTACCAGCACTGGAATCTCCGTGAACGATGTTCAATTGGTAAGTCCGACCCTACAGGATTCGCTGAGTAGTATACTTTTACGTTTTCGGCGCTATCGAGTGGCGATAACTGCGGACATAGAGAAGATGTTCAGGCAAGTATTGGTTGCATCTGAACATCGCGACAATCAACGAACTATATGGCGAGAGACTCCTACAGACGAGATCCAGGTGTATCGCCTGAAGACCATCACATATGGCATGGCATGCAGTCCTTACAATGCAGTATGA